A single region of the Homo sapiens chromosome 6 genomic scaffold, GRCh38.p14 alternate locus group ALT_REF_LOCI_1 HSCHR6_MHC_APD_CTG1 genome encodes:
- the EHMT2 gene encoding histone-lysine N-methyltransferase EHMT2 isoform b (isoform b is encoded by transcript variant 3; The RefSeq protein has 1 substitution compared to this genomic sequence), translated as MAAAAGAAAAAAAEGEAPAEMGALLLEKETRGATERVHGSLGDTPRSEETLPKATPDSLEPAGPSSPASVTVTVGDEGADTPVGATPLIGDESENLEGDGDLRGGRILLGHATKSFPSSPSKGGSCPSRAKMSMTGAGKSPPSVQSLAMRLLSMPGAQGAAAAGSEPPPATTSPEGQPKVHRARKTMSKPGNGQPPVPEKRPPEIQHFRMSDDVHSLGKVTSDLAKRRKLNSGGGLSEELGSARRSGEVTLTKGDPGSLEEWETVVGDDFSLYYDSYSVDERVDSDSKSEVEALTEQLSEEEEEEEEEEEEEEEEEEEEEEEEDEESGNQSDRSGSSGRRKAKKKWRKDSPWVKPSRKRRKREPPRAKEPRGVSNDTSSLETERGFEELPLCSCRMEAPKIDRISERAGHKCMATESVDGELSGCNAAILKRETMRPSSRVALMVLCETHRARMVKHHCCPGCGYFCTAGTFLECHPDFRVAHRFHKACVSQLNGMVFCPHCGEDASEAQEVTIPRGDGVTPPAGTAAPAPPPLSQDVPGRADTSQPSARMRGHGEPRRPPCDPLADTIDSSGPSLTLPNGGCLSAVGLPLGPGREALEKALVIQESERRKKLRFHPRQLYLSVKQGELQKVILMLLDNLDPNFQSDQQSKRTPLHAAAQKGSVEICHVLLQAGANINAVDKQQRTPLMEAVVNNHLEVARYMVQRGGCVYSKEEDGSTCLHHAAKIGNLEMVSLLLSTGQVDVNAQDSGGWTPIIWAAEHKHIEVIRMLLTRGADVTLTDNEENICLHWASFTGSAAIAEVLLNARCDLHAVNYHGDTPLHIAARESYHDCVLLFLSRGANPELRNKEGDTAWDLTPERSDVWFALQLNRKLRLGVGNRAIRTEKIICRDVARGYENVPIPCVNGVDGEPCPEDYKYISENCETSTMNIDRNITHLQHCTCVDDCSSSNCLCGQLSIRCWYDKDGRLLQEFNKIEPPLIFECNQACSCWRNCKNRVVQSGIKVRLQLYRTAKMGWGVRALQTIPQGTFICEYVGELISDAEADVREDDSYLFDLDNKDGEVYCIDARYYGNISRFINHLCDPNIIPVRVFMLHQDLRFPRIAFFSSRDIRTGEELGFDYGDRFWDIKSKYFTCQCGSEKCKHSAEAIALEQSRLARLDPHPELLPELGSLPPVNT; from the exons atggcggcggcggcgggagctGCAGCGGCGGCGGCCGCCGAG GGGGAGGCCCCCGCTGAGATGGGGGCGCTGCTGCTGGAGAAGGAAACCAGAGGAGCCACCGAGAGAG TTCATGGCTCTTTGGGGGACACCCCTCGTAGTGAAGAAACCCTGCCCAAGGCCAACCCCGACTCCCTGGAGCCTGCTGGCCCCTCATCTCCAGCCTCTGTCACTGTCACTGTTGGTGATGAGGGGGCTGACACCCCTGTAGGGGCTACACCACTCATTGGGGATGAATCTGAGAATCTTGAGGGAGATGGGGACCTCCGTGGGGGCCGGATCCTGCTGG GCCATGCCACAAAGTCattcccctcttcccccagcaAGGGGGGTTCCTGTCCTAGCCGGGCCAAGATGTCAATGACAGGGGCGGGAAAATCACCTCCATCTGTCCAGAGTTTGGCTATGAGGCTACTGAGTATGCCAGGAGCCCAGGGAGCTGCAGCAGCAGGGTCTGAACCCCCTCCAGCCACCACGAGCCCAGAGGGACAGCCCAAGGTCCACCGAGCCCGCAAAACCATGTCCAAACCAGGAAATGGACAG CCCCCGGTCCCTGAGAAGCGGCCCCCTGAAATACAGCATTTCCGCATGAGTGATGATGTCCACTCACTGGGAAAGGTGACCTCAG aTCTGGCCAAAAGGAGGAagctgaactcaggaggtggcCTG TCGGAGGAGTTAGGTTCTGCCCGGCGTTCAGGAGAAGTGACCCTGACGAAAGGGGACCCCGGGTCCCTGGAGGAGTGGGAGACGGTGGTGGGTGATGACTTCAGTCTCTACTATGATTCCTACTCTGTGGATGAGCGCGTGGACTCCGACAGCAAG TCTGAAGTTGAAGCTCTAACTGAACAACTaagtgaagaggaggaggaggaagaggaggaagaagaagaagaggaagaggaggaggaagaggaagaagaagaggaagatgaggagtCAGGGAATCAGTCAGATAGG AGTGGTTCCAGTGGCCGGCGCAAGGCCAAGAAGAAATGGCGAAAAGACAGCCCATGGGTGAAGCCGTCTCGGAAACGGCGCAAGCGGGAGCCTCCGCGGGCCAAGGAGCCACGAG GGGTGTCCAATGACACATCTTCGCTGGAGACAGAGCGAGGGTTTGAGGAGTTGCCCCTGTGCAGCTGCCGCATGGAGGCACCCAAGATTGACCGCATCAGCGAGAGGGCGGGGCACAAGTGCATGGCCACTGAGAGTGTGGACGGAGAG CTGTCAGGCTGCAATGCCGCCATCCTCAAGCGGGAGACCATGAGGCCATCCAGCCGTGTGGCCCTGATGGTGCTCTGTGAGACCCACCGCGCCCGCATGGTCAAACACCACTGCTGCCCGGGCTGCGGCTACTTCTGCACGGCG GGCACCTTCCTGGAGTGCCACCCTGACTTCCGTGTGGCCCACCGCTTCCACAAGGCCTGTGTGTCTCAGCTGAATGGGATGGTCTTCTGTCCCCACTGTGGGGAGGATGCTTCTGAAGCTCAAGAGGTGACCATCCCCCGGGGTGACGGGGTGACCCCACCGGCCGGCACTGCAGCTCCTGCACCCCCACCCCTGTCCCAGGATGTCCCCGGGAGAGCAGACACTTCTCAGCCCAG TGCCCGGATGCGAGGGCATGGGGAACCCCGGCGCCCGCCCTGCGATCCCCTGGCTGACACCATTGACAGCTCAGGGCCCTCCCTGACCCTGCCCAATGGGGGCTGCCTTTCAGCCGTGGGGCTGCCACTGGGGCCAGGCCGGGAGGCCCTGGAAAAGGCCCTGGTCATCCAGGAGTCAGAGAG GCGGAAGAAGCTCCGTTTCCACCCTCGGCAGTTGTACCTGTCCGTGAAGCAGGGCGAGCTGCAGAAGGTGATCCTGATGCTGT TGGACAACCTGGACCCCAACTTCCAGAGCGACCAGCAGAGCAAGCGCACGCCCCTGCATGCAGCCGCCCAGAAGGGCTCCGTGGAGATCTGCCATGTGCTGCTGCAG GCTGGAGCCAACATAAATGCAGTGGACAAACAGCAGCGGACGCCACTGATGGAGGCCGTGGTGAACAACCACCTGGAGGTAGCCCGTTACATGGTGCAGCGTGGTGGCTGTGTCTATAGCAAG GAGGAGGACGGTTCCACCTGCCTCCACCACGCAGCCAAAATCGGGAACTTGGAGATGGTCAGCCTGCTGCTGAGCACAGGACAGGTGGACGTCAACGCCCAG GACAGTGGGGGGTGGACGCCCATCATCTGGGCTGCAGAGCACAAGCACATCGAGGTGATCCGCATGCTACTGACGCGGGGCGCCGACGTCACCCTCACTGACAAC GAGGAGAACATCTGCCTGCACTGGGCCTCCTTCACGGGCAGCGCCGCCATCGCCGAAGTCCTTCTGAATGCGCGCTGTGACCTCCATGCTGTCAACTACCATGGGGACACCCCCCTGCACATCGCAGCTCGGGAGAGCTACCATGACTGCGTGCT GTTATTCCTGTCACGTGGGGCCAACCCTGAGCTGCGGAACAAAGAGGGGGACACAGCATGGGACCTGACTCCCGAGCGCTCCGACGTGTGGTTTGCGCTTCAACTCAACCGCAAGCTCCGACTTGGGGTGGGAAATCGGGCCATCCGCACAGAGAAGATCATCTGCCG GGACGTGGCTCGGGGCTATGAGAACGTGCCCATTCCCTGTGTCAACGGTGTGGATGGGGAGCCCTGCCCTGAGGATTACAAGTACATCTCAGAGAACTGCGAGACGTCCACCATGAACATCGATCGCAACATCACCCACCTGCAG CACTGCACGTGTGTGGACGACTGCTCTAGCTCCAACTGCCTGTGCGGCCAGCTCAGCATCCGGTGCTGGTATGACAAG GATGGGCGATTGCTCCAGGAATTTAACAAGATTGAGCCTCCGCTGATTTTCGAGTGTAACCAGGCGTGCTCATGCTGGAGAAACTGCAAGAACCGGGTCGTACAGAGTGGCATCAA GGTGCGGCTACAGCTCTACCGAACAGCCAAGATGGGCTGGGGGGTCCGCGCCCTGCAGACCATCCCACAGGGGACCTTCATCTGCGA GTATGTCGGGGAGCTGATCTCTGATGCTGAGGCTGATGTGAGAGAGGATGATTCTTACCTCTTCGACTTAGACAACAAG GATGGAGAGGTGTACTGCATAGATGCCCGTTACTATGGCAACATCAGCCGCTTCATCAACCACCTGTGTGACCCCAACATCATTCCCGTCCGGGTCTTCATGCTGCACCAAGACCTGCGATTTCCACGCATCGCCTTCTTCAGTTCCCGAGACATCCGGACTGGGGAGGAGCTAGG GTTTGACTATGGCGACCGCTTCTGGGACatcaaaagcaaatatttcacCTGCCAATGTGGCTCTGAGAAGTGCAAGCACTCAGCCGAAGCCATTGCCCTGGAGCAGAGCCGTCTGGCCCGCCTGGACCCACACCCTGAGCTGCTGCCCGAGCTCGGCTCCCTGCCCCCTGTCAACACATGA
- the EHMT2 gene encoding histone-lysine N-methyltransferase EHMT2 isoform k (isoform k is encoded by transcript variant 11; The RefSeq protein has 1 substitution compared to this genomic sequence), whose product MAAAAGAAAAAAAEGEAPAEMGALLLEKETRGATERVHGSLGDTPRSEETLPKATPDSLEPAGPSSPASVTVTVGDEGADTPVGATPLIGDESENLEGDGDLRGGRILLGHATKSFPSSPSKGGSCPSRAKMSMTGAGKSPPSVQSLAMRLLSMPGAQGAAAAGSEPPPATTSPEGQPKVHRARKTMSKPGNGQPPVPEKRPPEIQHFRMSDDVHSLGKVTSDLAKRRKLNSGGGLSEVEALTEQLSEEEEEEEEEEEEEEEEEEEEEEEEDEESGNQSDRSGSSGRRKAKKKWRKDSPWVKPSRKRRKREPPRAKEPRGVSNDTSSLETERGFEELPLCSCRMEAPKIDRISERAGHKCMATESVDGELSGCNAAILKRETMRPSSRVALMVLCETHRARMVKHHCCPGCGYFCTAGTFLECHPDFRVAHRFHKACVSQLNGMVFCPHCGEDASEAQEVTIPRGDGVTPPAGTAAPAPPPLSQDVPGRADTSQPSARMRGHGEPRRPPCDPLADTIDSSGPSLTLPNGGCLSAVGLPLGPGREALEKALVIQESERRKKLRFHPRQLYLSVKQGELQKVILMLLDNLDPNFQSDQQSKRTPLHAAAQKGSVEICHVLLQAGANINAVDKQQRTPLMEAVVNNHLEVARYMVQRGGCVYSKEEDGSTCLHHAAKIGNLEMVSLLLSTGQVDVNAQDSGGWTPIIWAAEHKHIEVIRMLLTRGADVTLTDNEENICLHWASFTGSAAIAEVLLNARCDLHAVNYHGDTPLHIAARESYHDCVLLFLSRGANPELRNKEGDTAWDLTPERSDVWFALQLNRKLRLGVGNRAIRTEKIICRDVARGYENVPIPCVNGVDGEPCPEDYKYISENCETSTMNIDRNITHLQHCTCVDDCSSSNCLCGQLSIRCWYDKDGRLLQEFNKIEPPLIFECNQACSCWRNCKNRVVQSGIKVRLQLYRTAKMGWGVRALQTIPQGTFICEYVGELISDAEADVREDDSYLFDLDNKDGEVYCIDARYYGNISRFINHLCDPNIIPVRVFMLHQDLRFPRIAFFSSRDIRTGEELGFDYGDRFWDIKSKYFTCQCGSEKCKHSAEAIALEQSRLARLDPHPELLPELGSLPPVNT is encoded by the exons atggcggcggcggcgggagctGCAGCGGCGGCGGCCGCCGAG GGGGAGGCCCCCGCTGAGATGGGGGCGCTGCTGCTGGAGAAGGAAACCAGAGGAGCCACCGAGAGAG TTCATGGCTCTTTGGGGGACACCCCTCGTAGTGAAGAAACCCTGCCCAAGGCCAACCCCGACTCCCTGGAGCCTGCTGGCCCCTCATCTCCAGCCTCTGTCACTGTCACTGTTGGTGATGAGGGGGCTGACACCCCTGTAGGGGCTACACCACTCATTGGGGATGAATCTGAGAATCTTGAGGGAGATGGGGACCTCCGTGGGGGCCGGATCCTGCTGG GCCATGCCACAAAGTCattcccctcttcccccagcaAGGGGGGTTCCTGTCCTAGCCGGGCCAAGATGTCAATGACAGGGGCGGGAAAATCACCTCCATCTGTCCAGAGTTTGGCTATGAGGCTACTGAGTATGCCAGGAGCCCAGGGAGCTGCAGCAGCAGGGTCTGAACCCCCTCCAGCCACCACGAGCCCAGAGGGACAGCCCAAGGTCCACCGAGCCCGCAAAACCATGTCCAAACCAGGAAATGGACAG CCCCCGGTCCCTGAGAAGCGGCCCCCTGAAATACAGCATTTCCGCATGAGTGATGATGTCCACTCACTGGGAAAGGTGACCTCAG aTCTGGCCAAAAGGAGGAagctgaactcaggaggtggcCTG TCTGAAGTTGAAGCTCTAACTGAACAACTaagtgaagaggaggaggaggaagaggaggaagaagaagaagaggaagaggaggaggaagaggaagaagaagaggaagatgaggagtCAGGGAATCAGTCAGATAGG AGTGGTTCCAGTGGCCGGCGCAAGGCCAAGAAGAAATGGCGAAAAGACAGCCCATGGGTGAAGCCGTCTCGGAAACGGCGCAAGCGGGAGCCTCCGCGGGCCAAGGAGCCACGAG GGGTGTCCAATGACACATCTTCGCTGGAGACAGAGCGAGGGTTTGAGGAGTTGCCCCTGTGCAGCTGCCGCATGGAGGCACCCAAGATTGACCGCATCAGCGAGAGGGCGGGGCACAAGTGCATGGCCACTGAGAGTGTGGACGGAGAG CTGTCAGGCTGCAATGCCGCCATCCTCAAGCGGGAGACCATGAGGCCATCCAGCCGTGTGGCCCTGATGGTGCTCTGTGAGACCCACCGCGCCCGCATGGTCAAACACCACTGCTGCCCGGGCTGCGGCTACTTCTGCACGGCG GGCACCTTCCTGGAGTGCCACCCTGACTTCCGTGTGGCCCACCGCTTCCACAAGGCCTGTGTGTCTCAGCTGAATGGGATGGTCTTCTGTCCCCACTGTGGGGAGGATGCTTCTGAAGCTCAAGAGGTGACCATCCCCCGGGGTGACGGGGTGACCCCACCGGCCGGCACTGCAGCTCCTGCACCCCCACCCCTGTCCCAGGATGTCCCCGGGAGAGCAGACACTTCTCAGCCCAG TGCCCGGATGCGAGGGCATGGGGAACCCCGGCGCCCGCCCTGCGATCCCCTGGCTGACACCATTGACAGCTCAGGGCCCTCCCTGACCCTGCCCAATGGGGGCTGCCTTTCAGCCGTGGGGCTGCCACTGGGGCCAGGCCGGGAGGCCCTGGAAAAGGCCCTGGTCATCCAGGAGTCAGAGAG GCGGAAGAAGCTCCGTTTCCACCCTCGGCAGTTGTACCTGTCCGTGAAGCAGGGCGAGCTGCAGAAGGTGATCCTGATGCTGT TGGACAACCTGGACCCCAACTTCCAGAGCGACCAGCAGAGCAAGCGCACGCCCCTGCATGCAGCCGCCCAGAAGGGCTCCGTGGAGATCTGCCATGTGCTGCTGCAG GCTGGAGCCAACATAAATGCAGTGGACAAACAGCAGCGGACGCCACTGATGGAGGCCGTGGTGAACAACCACCTGGAGGTAGCCCGTTACATGGTGCAGCGTGGTGGCTGTGTCTATAGCAAG GAGGAGGACGGTTCCACCTGCCTCCACCACGCAGCCAAAATCGGGAACTTGGAGATGGTCAGCCTGCTGCTGAGCACAGGACAGGTGGACGTCAACGCCCAG GACAGTGGGGGGTGGACGCCCATCATCTGGGCTGCAGAGCACAAGCACATCGAGGTGATCCGCATGCTACTGACGCGGGGCGCCGACGTCACCCTCACTGACAAC GAGGAGAACATCTGCCTGCACTGGGCCTCCTTCACGGGCAGCGCCGCCATCGCCGAAGTCCTTCTGAATGCGCGCTGTGACCTCCATGCTGTCAACTACCATGGGGACACCCCCCTGCACATCGCAGCTCGGGAGAGCTACCATGACTGCGTGCT GTTATTCCTGTCACGTGGGGCCAACCCTGAGCTGCGGAACAAAGAGGGGGACACAGCATGGGACCTGACTCCCGAGCGCTCCGACGTGTGGTTTGCGCTTCAACTCAACCGCAAGCTCCGACTTGGGGTGGGAAATCGGGCCATCCGCACAGAGAAGATCATCTGCCG GGACGTGGCTCGGGGCTATGAGAACGTGCCCATTCCCTGTGTCAACGGTGTGGATGGGGAGCCCTGCCCTGAGGATTACAAGTACATCTCAGAGAACTGCGAGACGTCCACCATGAACATCGATCGCAACATCACCCACCTGCAG CACTGCACGTGTGTGGACGACTGCTCTAGCTCCAACTGCCTGTGCGGCCAGCTCAGCATCCGGTGCTGGTATGACAAG GATGGGCGATTGCTCCAGGAATTTAACAAGATTGAGCCTCCGCTGATTTTCGAGTGTAACCAGGCGTGCTCATGCTGGAGAAACTGCAAGAACCGGGTCGTACAGAGTGGCATCAA GGTGCGGCTACAGCTCTACCGAACAGCCAAGATGGGCTGGGGGGTCCGCGCCCTGCAGACCATCCCACAGGGGACCTTCATCTGCGA GTATGTCGGGGAGCTGATCTCTGATGCTGAGGCTGATGTGAGAGAGGATGATTCTTACCTCTTCGACTTAGACAACAAG GATGGAGAGGTGTACTGCATAGATGCCCGTTACTATGGCAACATCAGCCGCTTCATCAACCACCTGTGTGACCCCAACATCATTCCCGTCCGGGTCTTCATGCTGCACCAAGACCTGCGATTTCCACGCATCGCCTTCTTCAGTTCCCGAGACATCCGGACTGGGGAGGAGCTAGG GTTTGACTATGGCGACCGCTTCTGGGACatcaaaagcaaatatttcacCTGCCAATGTGGCTCTGAGAAGTGCAAGCACTCAGCCGAAGCCATTGCCCTGGAGCAGAGCCGTCTGGCCCGCCTGGACCCACACCCTGAGCTGCTGCCCGAGCTCGGCTCCCTGCCCCCTGTCAACACATGA